In one Brassica oleracea var. oleracea cultivar TO1000 chromosome C9, BOL, whole genome shotgun sequence genomic region, the following are encoded:
- the LOC106315621 gene encoding 40S ribosomal protein S11-3: MAEQTEKAFLKQPKVFLSSKKSGKGKRPGKGGNRFWKNIGLSFKTPRDAIDGTYIDRKCPFTGTVSIRGRILAGTCHSAKMQRTIIVRRNYLHFVKKYQRYEKRHSNIPAHVSPCFRVKEGDHVIIGQCRPLSKTVRFNVLKVIPAGASAFAKKAFTGM, encoded by the exons ATGGCTGAACAG ACTGAGAAGGCTTTTCTTAAGCAACCCAAGGTTTTCCTAAGCTCGAAGAAATCTGGGAAAGGAAAGAGACCTGGCAAAGGTGGAAACCGTTTCTGGAAGAACATTGGCTTGAGTTTCAAGACTCCTCGTGACGCCATTGACG GAACTTACATTGATAGGAAATGTCCATTCACTGGAACCGTTTCTATAAGGGGACGTATCTTAGCTGGTACTTGCCACTCTGCCAAGATGCAGCGAACCATCATTGTTCGCAGGAACTATCTCCACTTCGTCAAGAAGTATCAAAG GTATGAGAAGAGACACTCCAACATCCCTGCCCACGTCTCACCCTGCTTCCGTGTCAAAGAAGGTGATCATGTCATCATTGGCCAGTGCAGGCCGTTGTCAAAGACGGTGAGGTTCAATGTGCTGAAGGTGATCCCGGCAGGCGCATCTGCCTTTGCAAAGAAGGCATTCACTGGAATGTAA